A genomic region of Botrytis cinerea B05.10 chromosome 9, complete sequence contains the following coding sequences:
- the BcfreB gene encoding BcfreB produces the protein MESLDLLRRAAAEATTTSLQHATTTEAAATPSNTIGMYATDLNGVNQDVNNLLRDVLWWCLGIMALIILVFRMMHRATSHLRHMTGMNSNANQQRYFQENRSSWWKVKKHLLYAPLWNKRHNREFKLSSAVNMGTLPSRWHALLLILYLSMNVAYTLVLDYSRENQFSIVAELRGRSGVLAVCNMIALIILAGRNNPLIGWLQISFDTYNLLHRWMGRIVVLEALVHTSCWAYVQHADSGFSGVWDKLMHDPFCSYGMMGTASFVLILLTSPSPIRHAFYETFLNLHIIFAAVAIAGVWIHCDIPGLPQKPYIRAVAFLWVADRVFRMARLIWCNYSTKGWTTASIEAMPGDACRVTMHLPKKLDVKPGSHAYLRFAKLNFWESHPFSIAWVAHRPKFSPELPLNEKRMVSEEQTTDISFVIHAQTGLTRRLFDAAKVASPRVLRLKAAFEGPYAGHHSLDSYGHAVLFAGSSGITHQIPYVQHLIQGYNDGTIATKKVLLVWIIRDVEHLEWVRPWMDEILRMQGRRDILTIKLFVTKPKNPKEIHSPSATVQMLPGRPNINLLLQTEVREQVGAMCVTVCGPGALQDSIREAVREVQEHGVVDFIEESFTW, from the coding sequence ATGGAGTCCCTCGATCTTTTGCGCAGAGCCGCAGCTGAAGCGACCACCACGAGTTTACAACATGCAACCACAACAGAAGCAGCTGCAACACCAAGTAACACTATAGGAATGTACGCCACCGATCTGAATGGAGTAAACCAAGACGTCAATAACCTGTTACGAGACGTTTTGTGGTGGTGTCTGGGAATAATGGCTTTGATCATCCTTGTCTTTAGAATGATGCATCGAGCAACGTCACATTTGCGACACATGACAGGGATGAATAGCAACGCGAATCAGCAACGATATTTCCAGGAAAATCGATCGAGTTGGTGGAAGGTCAAGAAGCATTTGTTGTATGCGCCGCTATGGAATAAGCGTCACAACAGAGAATTCAAGTTGTCGTCGGCTGTCAACATGGGAACCCTCCCATCAAGATGGCATGCACTACTTTTGATCCTGTACCTTTCAATGAACGTCGCTTATACCCTTGTTCTCGATTACAGCAGAGAGAACCAGTTCTCTATCGTAGCTGAGCTACGAGGAAGATCTGGTGTTCTCGCTGTGTGTAACATGATCGCGCTCATCATTCTTGCCGGACGCAACAACCCCCTCATCGGATGGCTTCAAATCAGTTTTGATACCTACAACTTATTGCATCGATGGATGGGAAGGATAGTTGTCTTGGAGGCTCTTGTACATACGTCATGTTGGGCATATGTGCAACACGCAGACAGCGGGTTCTCTGGTGTTTGGGATAAGCTTATGCACGATCCATTCTGTTCTTATGGAATGATGGGGACTGCTTCCTTTGTCCTCATTCTCCtcacatccccatctccaattcGTCACGCCTTTTACGAAACCTTCCTCAATCTTCACATCATCTTCGCTGCCGTAGCCATCGCCGGTGTTTGGATTCATTGCGACATCCCGGGTCTTCCCCAGAAACCTTACATCCGCGCCGTCGCCTTCCTCTGGGTTGCTGATCGCGTATTCAGAATGGCTCGTCTTATCTGGTGCAACTACAGCACCAAAGGCTGGACTACCGCCTCCATCGAAGCCATGCCCGGAGATGCTTGCCGTGTCACCATGCACCTACCTAAGAAGCTCGATGTCAAGCCTGGATCTCACGCCTATCTTCGTTTCGCCAAACTCAACTTCTGGGAGTCGCATCCCTTCTCGATCGCTTGGGTTGCCCACCGCCCGAAGTTCTCTCCCGAACTCCCACTCAACGAAAAGAGAATGGTTTCCGAAGAACAAACAACCGATATCAGTTTTGTCATCCACGCGCAAACTGGTTTGACCCGTCGTCTCTTCGATGCTGCTAAAGTCGCCAGTCCACGTGTTCTGAGACTCAAAGCTGCATTCGAAGGACCCTATGCCGGACACCACTCTCTCGATTCTTATGGCCACGCGGTCCTCTTCGCCGGATCATCCGGAATCACCCATCAGATTCCTTACGTTCAACACCTTATCCAAGGATACAACGATGGTACCATCGCCACCAAAAAGGTCCTACTCGTTTGGATCATCCGTGATGTCGAACATCTTGAATGGGTACGACCTTGGATGGACGAAATCCTACGCATGCAGGGTCGTCGCGACATCCTCACCATCAAGTTGTTTGTCACGAAACCTAAGAACCCAAAGGAGATTCATTCTCCGAGTGCGACCGTCCAAATGTTGCCTGGTAGACCTAATATCAATCTGTTGTTACAGACTGAGGTTAGGGAACAAGTGGGTGCCATGTGCGTCACCGTTTGTGGACCAGGAGCATTGCAAGACAGCATCAGAGAAGCAGTGAGAGAAGTTCAAGAGCATGGGGTTGTGGATTTTATCGAGGAAAGTTTCACTTGGTAA
- the Bckap95 gene encoding Bckap95 — protein MDVGSVLLNSLAADNATRIAAEQQLTQASEANFSGYLVTLVEQLANEESQGSIRAAAGIALKNAFTAREYALQRELQDKWLQVDPDTRKRVKDLTLQALSSNNNQAGQTAAQVISSIATIELPRDQWPELMPALVRNVGEGTDHLKQASLTTLGFICETQDAELRQSLVQHSNAILTAVVQGARKEEPNLEVRLAAIDALGNSLEFVDSNFKNEGERNYIMQVICEATQATDSRIQQGAFGCLNRIMSLYYDLMRFYMEKALFGLTIMGMKSEEEDVAKLAVEFWSTVCEEEIAIEDDNAQVEEVSMMRPFYNFSKVATNEVVPVLLMLLTKQDEDAADDEYNISRAAYQCLQLYAQAVGGLIIQPVLSFVEQKLRGEDWHDRDAAVSAFGAIMEGPDEKTLEPIVKQALPVIISMMEDKSIHVKDSAAYALGRITEACSEAIDPTNHLPKLIASLFEGLISSPKMAGSCCWALMNLAERFSGDIGCQENPISPHFNESISRLLQVTERSDADNGLRTAAYEVLNTFVMNAANDSLPSVGQLSEVIIKRLENTLPLQSQVVSVEDRITLEEMQVSLCTVLLAIIQRLEKEVSPQADRIMTVLLQILTAATPKSIVPDAVFATVSSLANALEEGFANYMEHFAPFLYNALGNQEEPSLCSMAIGLVSDITRSMGPPCQPYCDAFMNYLLSNLRSTALANQFKPAILQCFGDIAGAIGGHFETYLSVVAQVLQQAANVQASPDGTYEMFDYVISLREGIMDAWGGIIGAMKMDNKNDQLRPYVESIFGLLNTIWVDQHRSDALMRSAMGVIGDLADAFPNGEYASYYRADWVMSMIKETKSNREFQTRTIDTARWAREQVKRQTGGSSGTIQT, from the exons ATGGACGTCGGTTCTGTCTTGCTCAATTCCTTGGCAGCAG ACAATGCTACCCGTATTGCTGCGGAACAACAGCTTACCCAAGCTTCTGAAGCCAACTTT TCAGGATATCTTGTCACACTCGTAGAACAGCTGGCAAATGAAGAATCGCAGGGTTCCATTCGAGCTGCTGCTGGTATCGCCCTCAAGAACGCCTTCACAGCCCGCGAATATGCTCTGCAGCGAGAACTACAAGATAAATGGCTTCAGGTTGATCCAGATACTAGGAAGCGTGTGAAGGACTTGACCCTTCAAGCTTTATCCTCAAACAACAACCAAGCCGGTCAAACAGCTGCGCAAGTTATATCCTCGATAGCAACCATCGAACTGCCTAGAGATCAATGGCCAGAGCTTATGCCCGCCTTAGTGCGAAATGTGGGAGAGGGTACCGATCATCTTAAGCAAGCTTCTTTGACTACTCTCGGATTCATTTGCGAAACTCAAGATGCAGAATTGAGACAGAGTCTTGTACAACACTCCAATGCTATCTTAACAGCAGTCGTCCAAGGTGCCCGAAAGGAAGAACCAAATTTGGAAGTACGACTAGCAGCTATCGATGCTCTTGGCAATTCATTGGAGTTTGTGGATAGCAACTTCAAGAATGAAGGCGAGCGAAATTACATTATGCAGGTTATCTGCGAGGCCACACAAGCAACCGACTCCAGGATACAACAAGGAGCTTTTGGATGTCTGAACAGAATTATGTCATTGTATTATGACTTGATGCGCTTCTACATGGAGAAGGCACTCTTCGGACTTACAATCATGGGAATGAAGagcgaagaggaagatgtagCTAAGCTTGCCGTTGAATTCTGGAGCACAGTGTGCGAGGAGGAAATCGCCATTGAGGACGACAATGCTCAG GTCGAAGAGGTTTCTATGATGCGTCCATTCTACAATTTCAGTAAAGTTGCAACTAATGAGGTTGTACCTGTTCTCTTGATGCTTTTGACTAAGCAAGACGAGGATGCCGCTGATGATGAATACAACATCTCCCGTGCCGCATACCAATGTTTACAACTTTATGCACAAGCCGTTGGTGGGTTGATCATTCAACCCGTGCTGAGCTTCGTTGAACAAAAGCTTCGTGGAGAGGATTGGCATGATCGTGATGCTGCTGTCTCTGCCTTTGGTGCCATTATGGAAGGACCGGATGAGAAGACACTGGAGCCAATCGTCAAGCAAGCACTTCCAGTCATTATCAGCATGATGGAGGATAAATCTATTCACGTCAAAGACTCAGCAGCTTATGCTCTCGGTCGTATCACTGAAGCTTGCTCAGAGGCTATTGATCCAACCAACCACTTACCAAAATTGATTGCATCCTTGTTCGAAGGTCTTATCAGCAGTCCTAAGATGGCAGGTTCGTGCTGTTGGGCATTGATGAACCTTGCTGAGCGCTTCTCCGGGGATATTGGATGCCAGGAGAACCCTATCTCTCCTCACTTCAACGAGAGCATTTCCAGACTTCTTCAAGTTACCGAGAGATCTGACGCCGACAACGGTTTGAGAACCGCTGCATATGAAGTTCTCAACACCTTCGTTATGAATGCTGCAAATGACAGTCTTCCATCTGTTGGCCAACTCTCCGAGGTCATCATCAAGAGATTGGAAAAcactcttcctcttcaatctcaagtGGTCAGTGTTGAAGATAGAATCACTCTTGAGGAGATGCAAGTCAGCTTGTGCACTGTCTTGTTGGCCATCATTCAACGTCTCGAGAAGGAGGTCAGTCCTCAAGCTGACAGAATCATGACTGTCTTGCTTCAAATCCTCACTGCAGCCACACCTAAATCGATTGTGCCTGATGCAGTTTTCGCCACTGTCAGCAGTTTGGCCAATGCACTCGAAGAAGGTTTTGCCAATTACATGGAACACTTTGCTCCCTTCCTTTACAATGCTCTTGGTAACCAGGAAGAACCAAGTTTGTGCTCCATGGCTATTGGTCTCGTTAGTGATATTACTCGCTCAATGGGCCCACCATGCCAACCATATTGTGACGCATTTATGAACTATTTATTGAGCAATTTAAGG AGCACAGCACTCGCCAACCAATTCAAGCCTGCCATCCTTCAATGTTTTGGAGATATCGCAGGTGCTATTGGTGGTCACTTTGAGACATACTTGTCTGTTGTTGCTCAAGTTCTTCAGCAAGCTGCCAACGTTCAAGCTAGCCCTGACGGAACATATGAGATGTTCGATTATGTCATCTCTTTGAGAGAGGGTATCATGGATGCTTGGGGTGGCATCATTGGTGCCATGAAGATGGATAACAAGA ATGACCAGCTACGCCCTTATGTTGAATCAATCTTTGGCCTTCTCAACACTATTTGGGTCGATCAACACCGAAGTGATGCTCTTATGAGATCAGCCATGGGTGTCATTGG TGATCTTGCCGATGCTTTCCCTAATGGAGAATATGCTTCGTACTACCGTGCTGACTGGGTCATGTCAATGATCAAGGAGACCAAGTCAAACAGAGAATTCCAAACTAGAACCATCGATACCGCACGTTGGGCTCGTGAGCAAGTCAAGCGCCAAACAGGTGGTAGCTCAGGGACCATTCAAACTTGA